The Streptomyces sp. NL15-2K genome contains a region encoding:
- a CDS encoding SDR family oxidoreductase: MNRVSLEGQVAVVTGAARGVGELLARKLSARGAAVALVGLEPDALERVCERLHGDSDHWHADVTDHEAMARVAQEVKERFGRVDIVVANAGVATGGPFVDSDPQAWRRVIEVNLIGSAVTARAFLPVLMESRGYLLQIASLAAITPAPMMTAYCASKSGVEAYAHSLRAEVGYKGVRVGVGYLSWTDTDMVRGADQDEVMRELRQRLPWPSNKTYPLGPAVDRIVAGIERRSSHVYGQWWLRGMQGVRGYLPGLIGTVGQREMRRFASRVEGMRTGLVGAGGAADEEARATHRS, encoded by the coding sequence GTGAACAGGGTGAGTCTCGAAGGGCAGGTCGCCGTCGTCACCGGAGCGGCGCGGGGCGTGGGGGAGTTGCTGGCCCGCAAGCTGTCGGCGCGCGGGGCGGCGGTGGCGCTGGTCGGGCTGGAGCCGGACGCGCTCGAGCGGGTCTGCGAACGGCTGCACGGCGACAGCGACCACTGGCACGCCGACGTCACCGACCATGAGGCGATGGCCCGGGTCGCCCAGGAGGTCAAGGAGCGGTTCGGGAGGGTCGACATCGTCGTCGCCAACGCGGGTGTGGCGACCGGGGGGCCGTTCGTGGACTCCGATCCGCAGGCCTGGCGGCGGGTGATCGAGGTGAATCTCATCGGGTCGGCGGTGACGGCCCGGGCGTTCCTGCCGGTGCTGATGGAGAGCCGGGGGTACCTGCTTCAGATCGCGTCCCTCGCCGCGATCACTCCGGCGCCGATGATGACCGCGTACTGCGCGTCCAAGTCGGGTGTGGAGGCGTACGCGCACAGTCTGCGGGCCGAGGTCGGGTACAAGGGCGTGCGGGTCGGGGTCGGGTATCTGTCGTGGACCGACACGGACATGGTGCGCGGGGCCGATCAGGACGAGGTGATGCGGGAGCTGCGGCAGCGGCTGCCGTGGCCGTCCAACAAGACCTATCCGCTCGGGCCTGCGGTGGACCGGATCGTGGCCGGGATCGAGCGGCGGTCGAGCCATGTGTACGGGCAGTGGTGGCTGCGCGGGATGCAGGGGGTGCGCGGGTATCTGCCGGGTCTCATCGGGACGGTGGGGCAGCGGGAGATGCGGCGGTTCGCGTCCCGGGTGGAGGGCATGCGCACGGGGCTCGTCGGCGCAGGTGGGGCGGCGGACGAGGAGGCCCGTGCTACGCACCGTAGTTGA
- a CDS encoding NAD(P)/FAD-dependent oxidoreductase, with protein MAEHVRVAVIGSGFGGLGAAVRLRREGVTDFVVLERADSVGGTWRDNSYPGCACDVPSHLYSFSFAPHAQWPRTFSGQRHIRAYLEHVADVFRLRPHIRFDSEVKTMTWDSQKLRWDIETSTGSLCADLVVSATGPLSDPRIPDIPGLDSFPGKVFHSARWDHDYDLRGKRVAMVGTGASAIQIVPAVQPLVDKLTLFQRTPPWVMPRVDRPISGAERALHRALPFTAQLRRGLLWGIRELQVQAFTKHPGELGLVEQLAKRHMARSIKDPALRAKLTPDYRIGCKRILLSSDYYPALTRPNVEVVASGLTEVRGSTLVAACGSAAEADAIVFGTGFHVTDMPITDRVVGADGRTLAEVWAEGGGMEALRGASVPGFPNWLTIIGPNTGLGNSSMILIIESQLNYMADFVRQLGVLGGRVALDARPGAVHAWNRRVRERMRRTVWDTGGCTSWYQDAGGRNTTIWPGTTTEFRRATRRVDLGEYDVLRLPVMRKISEVGA; from the coding sequence ATGGCCGAGCATGTGCGGGTGGCGGTGATCGGGTCCGGGTTCGGCGGGCTGGGGGCCGCCGTACGGCTGCGGCGCGAGGGTGTCACCGACTTCGTCGTCCTGGAGCGGGCGGACAGTGTCGGCGGAACCTGGCGGGACAACAGTTACCCGGGGTGCGCCTGCGACGTGCCGTCCCATCTGTACTCGTTCTCCTTCGCGCCCCATGCGCAGTGGCCGCGCACCTTCTCCGGGCAGCGGCACATCCGCGCGTACCTGGAGCATGTGGCGGACGTGTTCCGGCTCCGGCCCCACATCCGCTTCGACTCCGAGGTCAAGACGATGACTTGGGACAGTCAGAAGCTTCGCTGGGACATCGAGACGAGCACCGGGTCGCTCTGCGCGGACCTCGTCGTCTCCGCCACCGGGCCGCTGTCCGACCCGCGGATCCCCGACATCCCGGGGCTGGACTCCTTCCCGGGCAAGGTCTTCCACTCCGCCCGCTGGGACCACGACTACGACCTGCGCGGCAAGCGGGTCGCGATGGTCGGCACGGGCGCGTCCGCGATCCAGATCGTGCCCGCCGTCCAGCCCCTCGTGGACAAGCTCACCCTCTTCCAGCGCACACCGCCGTGGGTGATGCCCCGCGTCGACCGTCCCATCAGCGGCGCCGAGCGCGCCCTGCACCGGGCGCTGCCCTTCACCGCCCAGCTCCGGCGCGGACTGCTGTGGGGCATCCGGGAGTTGCAGGTGCAGGCCTTCACCAAGCACCCGGGCGAGCTCGGCCTGGTCGAGCAGTTGGCCAAGCGTCACATGGCCCGCTCCATCAAGGACCCGGCCCTGCGCGCCAAGCTCACCCCCGACTACCGCATCGGCTGCAAGCGGATCCTGCTGTCCAGCGACTACTACCCGGCGCTCACCCGGCCGAATGTCGAGGTGGTCGCGAGCGGGCTGACCGAGGTCCGTGGTTCGACCCTGGTCGCCGCCTGCGGCAGTGCGGCCGAGGCCGACGCGATCGTGTTCGGTACGGGTTTCCACGTCACGGACATGCCGATCACCGACCGGGTGGTGGGCGCGGACGGGCGGACGCTCGCCGAAGTCTGGGCCGAGGGCGGCGGGATGGAGGCGCTGCGGGGAGCGTCGGTGCCCGGATTCCCCAACTGGCTGACCATCATCGGGCCCAATACCGGCCTCGGGAACTCGTCGATGATCCTCATCATCGAGTCCCAGCTGAATTACATGGCCGATTTCGTACGGCAACTCGGCGTCCTCGGCGGCCGGGTCGCGCTCGACGCCCGCCCGGGCGCCGTGCACGCCTGGAACCGCCGGGTGCGGGAGCGCATGCGGCGCACGGTGTGGGACACCGGCGGCTGCACCAGCTGGTACCAGGACGCCGGCGGCCGCAACACCACCATCTGGCCGGGCACGACGACCGAGTTCCGGCGGGCGACGCGGCGGGTGGACCTGGGGGAGTACGACGTCCTGCGGCTCCCCGTGATGCGGAAGATCTCGGAGGTCGGCGCGTGA
- a CDS encoding MerR family transcriptional regulator, with product MADKREYRMEELAREAGITVRTLRFYRERKLIRPPRREGRIAWYDDSHLARLRTISALLERGHTLNGIAELAEAFDHGRNVGELLGVGTPTEEEPVRLTPEELAARFEGEVTPENLAAALDLGYLAIDGDEIVHISRRLLDVSSALVREGIPLAEVLAAGEHVRAHADALAALFADLILRHGPEEDLQRLRPLAQSVVEAELSLALDRRLRKQDQRS from the coding sequence GTGGCAGACAAGCGTGAATACCGTATGGAGGAGCTGGCCAGGGAAGCCGGGATCACAGTGCGCACCCTGCGCTTCTACCGCGAGCGCAAGCTGATCCGGCCACCGCGCCGCGAGGGCCGTATCGCCTGGTACGACGACAGCCACCTGGCCCGCCTGCGCACCATCTCCGCGCTCCTGGAACGCGGCCACACGCTGAACGGAATCGCCGAACTGGCGGAAGCCTTCGACCACGGCCGCAACGTCGGTGAACTCCTCGGCGTCGGCACCCCCACCGAGGAGGAGCCGGTCCGCCTCACCCCCGAGGAGCTCGCCGCCCGCTTCGAGGGCGAGGTCACCCCCGAGAACCTCGCCGCCGCCCTGGACCTCGGCTACCTCGCCATCGACGGCGACGAAATCGTCCACATCAGCCGCCGCCTCCTCGACGTCTCCTCGGCCCTGGTCCGCGAGGGCATCCCGCTGGCGGAGGTCCTGGCGGCGGGCGAACACGTCCGCGCACACGCCGACGCGCTGGCCGCCCTCTTCGCCGACCTGATCCTGCGCCACGGCCCCGAGGAGGACCTCCAGCGGCTACGGCCCCTGGCTCAGAGCGTGGTGGAGGCGGAACTTTCGCTGGCGCTGGACCGGCGGTTGCGGAAGCAGGATCAGAGGTCGTAG
- a CDS encoding exodeoxyribonuclease III, with translation MLTVTSVNVNGLRAATKKGFVEWLAGTSADVLCLQEVRAEPQQLPEHVRTPDGWHVMHAPAAAKGRAGVSLYTRREPDRVQVGFDSSEFDTSGRYVEADLPGVTVASLYLPSGEVGTERQDEKVRFMAEFLAHLKELRERSAADGREVLVCGDWNIAHQQADLKNWRGNQKNSGFLPEEREWMGRVFDAAEGGYVDVVRGLHPEVEGPYTWWSYRGQAFDRGTGWRIDYHVSTPGLAAKAVKGYVERAATHAERWSDHAPVTVVYDL, from the coding sequence GTGCTAACAGTGACCTCGGTAAACGTGAACGGGTTGCGCGCCGCCACGAAGAAGGGCTTCGTGGAGTGGCTCGCCGGCACCTCCGCCGATGTGCTCTGTCTCCAGGAGGTGCGCGCCGAGCCGCAGCAACTGCCCGAGCACGTCCGCACGCCCGACGGCTGGCACGTCATGCACGCCCCCGCCGCCGCCAAGGGCCGCGCCGGCGTCTCCCTCTACACCCGCCGCGAACCCGACCGCGTCCAAGTCGGCTTCGACTCGTCGGAGTTCGACACCAGCGGCCGCTACGTCGAGGCCGACCTGCCCGGCGTCACGGTCGCCTCCCTCTACCTGCCCTCCGGCGAGGTCGGCACCGAGCGGCAGGACGAGAAGGTCCGCTTCATGGCCGAGTTCCTCGCCCACCTCAAGGAACTGCGCGAACGCTCCGCCGCCGACGGCCGCGAGGTCCTCGTCTGCGGCGACTGGAACATCGCCCACCAGCAGGCCGACCTGAAGAACTGGCGCGGCAACCAAAAGAACTCCGGTTTCCTGCCGGAGGAGCGGGAGTGGATGGGGCGGGTGTTCGATGCGGCGGAGGGCGGTTACGTCGATGTCGTGCGGGGGCTGCATCCGGAGGTGGAGGGGCCGTACACCTGGTGGTCTTACAGGGGGCAGGCCTTTGACCGAGGCACCGGATGGCGCATCGACTACCACGTCTCGACGCCGGGTCTGGCGGCGAAGGCCGTCAAGGGCTACGTGGAGCGGGCGGCGACGCACGCCGAGCGGTGGTCCGACCACGCTCCGGTGACCGTCGTCTACGACCTCTGA
- a CDS encoding pyridoxamine 5'-phosphate oxidase family protein, translated as MDAFLQQPLTARIATSGPTVRPVWFLWEEGAFWTLTGPWARLFDRVKDDPSVALVVDECDLATGRVRQVIARGRAELVPFDVARGRRKLTRYLGADEALWDARFVHYLHDDPGERGTMWLRLVPASLTAQDLSYSVAP; from the coding sequence GTGGACGCTTTCCTGCAGCAGCCGCTCACTGCTCGCATAGCGACGAGCGGGCCGACGGTGCGTCCTGTCTGGTTCCTCTGGGAAGAGGGAGCCTTCTGGACTCTGACAGGACCATGGGCGCGGTTGTTCGACCGCGTGAAGGATGACCCGAGCGTCGCCCTCGTGGTGGATGAGTGCGATCTCGCGACAGGGCGTGTCCGGCAGGTGATCGCTCGAGGCCGGGCCGAGCTGGTGCCGTTCGATGTGGCGAGGGGGCGGCGGAAGCTGACCCGCTACTTGGGAGCCGACGAAGCTCTGTGGGACGCGCGCTTCGTACACTATCTGCACGACGATCCGGGCGAACGAGGCACCATGTGGTTGCGTTTGGTGCCCGCCTCACTCACCGCGCAGGATCTCAGTTACTCCGTGGCGCCGTGA
- a CDS encoding GNAT family N-acetyltransferase, translating into MDIRRVSFDHPDAVKLNDQVQAEYHVRYGDGGDATPLDPSDFDPPNGVYLIAYDESDTPVATGGWRAQDANDEGNLDGDAELKRMYVVDAMRGRGLARRMLTALEEDARSAGRRRMVLETGTEQPEAIALYTSSGYEPCGKFGYYRFHESSRCFAKPL; encoded by the coding sequence ATGGATATACGCCGCGTCTCCTTCGACCACCCCGACGCCGTCAAGCTCAACGACCAGGTCCAGGCCGAGTACCACGTCCGCTACGGCGACGGCGGCGATGCCACGCCCTTGGACCCGTCGGACTTCGATCCGCCGAACGGCGTGTATCTCATCGCGTACGACGAGAGCGACACCCCTGTCGCCACCGGCGGCTGGCGCGCCCAGGACGCCAACGACGAGGGCAACCTGGACGGGGACGCCGAGCTGAAGCGGATGTACGTCGTCGACGCGATGCGCGGCCGGGGCCTGGCCCGGCGGATGCTGACCGCCCTGGAGGAGGACGCCCGCTCGGCCGGCCGCAGACGCATGGTCCTGGAGACCGGCACCGAACAGCCGGAGGCCATCGCCCTGTACACCTCCAGCGGCTACGAGCCGTGCGGCAAGTTCGGCTATTACCGGTTCCACGAGAGCAGCCGGTGCTTCGCCAAACCACTCTGA